The Primulina huaijiensis isolate GDHJ02 chromosome 18, ASM1229523v2, whole genome shotgun sequence DNA window TATCAATTAAACCAATGTCGTTGCACAAAAATTTAAATGCTTCAGAATTATGTTCGATGCTTACTCAGATGATAAGCCAAATAGAACCTAAATTTTTGTGTTCAAAACGACAGCCAAGTCCCGTAGTTCCTCGAATGCGTGCATTGTTTCTGCATCAAATCCTCCAGCAAACTGCACATCATGccaaaacaagaaaattttatCCGCAGGGATGatcaagaaatgaaagaatGGCTTTTCCTTGAAGTGTGAACAAACCTGATGAATTCGGAAGGCAAATCTCACTCCCTGGAGCAACATATAATCCAAGGAAGAATCTTTATCTGATGTTGCCTTGGTCTGGAGTTCCATGGCAACCCTCTTCATGTACATCTTGGCCAGTTTGACAGATCCAAACTTTATCtgaaatcaagaaaagaaaatgaaaatatctGTGTTCTTGTACGTACGAAGAAATAGATTTTCCTCTAATAGTTGTGAAAATGGCAAGAGACCAAACCTTGCTCACGATTCCCACGTCTAGTAGCCAGTCATTAGGAATGTGGAACTCCTTGCAGTGTCTGATCAATGAGTCTCTAGTTCGGAGAATGTTATGCACAGTGCGCTCCATCCTAATGAAAGAGAGTCTATATCAAAGTCTGGATACTTACAGGAGGAATCTTAGGCAAAGTCGAAAACTTATGTTTTGAAGGCAACTACAACTACTTACCTCTCAGATAGAGCAGCAAATTTTTTCAATGCAACATCACAGGGCAAACGAGGGTCATCCTTATAGTTTGAAACTTCATGCTCCAATTTCTTTAAGTCTCTGTAAATGAATGCTGCTTCTCTTATTGTGTCAGCTTTCTTTTCTGGCCATTCGAAGTGCTTCAGAACTGCCCTTTCGTCAACCTTGGGGATGAATCAAACAGGGAAAATTAAACCACAGGAATTGCCAACTAACTCctttaatcaaaatttgaaaggaACATGATAATGAATTCTGCATTATAATTTAGAAGCTTACAAGAAAGCATAGTTCATCATCAAGCCACTTCACAAATGCCACTACATCTTCAATGTTCTGATAAACTGCACCATTTACCTCTCGAATTAGGAAGTTCACAAATTCTCCTTGAGTCTCAACATCCGCCTTTATCTGCTCACAAGAAGGTGATATGTAAGGATATTTTAGAACTGATTGATAAAAAAACACATTGAAGGCTGGTATCTTCAGAGATAATTTATTTGCAAGCATTAAATCGTCATCAAGAATGCATGTTAAAAGAATTGCTACTTGTGCATCTACTTGTGTAACAACTACAGAGAAGGATGACCAGTGAAACAATCACTTACAGCAAGCAAATGAGATGACCGGTTCTCAATTTCACCAATCATGCTACTCCGAACGTTTGCGACATCTGGTGCATCTGTTGCCCCTGAATTTAAGCACTCTTTTCTAGAATCCCTTTTCATGAGTGAGTGATAAAATTCGACTACTTGGGGAGAACGCTTCACTATTCCGATCATGCTTCTACCCATTAACTTCAGAGGTGGGGGCGGCGGTGGCGGCGGTGGTGGGAGAGCTGGTGCAAGATTTTGAGAagatttttcttcttttatttcatTTACACCAGAACATGAAGGCCTAGGAGGAGGATTTGGTATTCGTAAGGCCCGTTTTTCAACATCAAATGAAGCAGATAGCTTGCTAATTTCTTGGCAGTTGGTATAAACATGAGACCTATTGCCTACTTCCAAGTCGTATTTTTGCGAAACTAGCACCTCCATCCCCTTATCCACCTCCTTGGAGCATATAAAACCATCAGACTGCCTTCTCTTATTAACTATCAGATCCTCAGAACAGAAATTTGATCCGCCAATAGAGTGCCTACGTGCTGAACCTTGGGAATCACTCCATTTAGTATCGATAAGGTCATCCGTGTCTTTCATTTGTAGCAAGTCTTCATCAGTAATAGGCCATTTCTTGAACTTCTTGATCAGATGTAACCTCGTCGTGGCATTTTTTTCGGAACCTTCATCTGTCTGATGGGATAATGAGCCTTTAGACTCTTTGCTCTTCTCAACAGAGTAAAGGCCTGATGGCTTGTCACAACTTGTAGTTGAGACTTTGTGCAACTCATGTCTCAAACATGAATTAACCCATCTCAGGTAAACTAACTCCTCCACTTCATTCATTCGGCTCATTTGAAGGTGTTCCACTTGTTTACATAGATCTTCATTGGTATGCCGTAGCAAAGAGATCTCTGATTTAATCTTCTCAATAGTATCATTCTGCCCGTAAAGAGTTCAAAATGAAA harbors:
- the LOC140965058 gene encoding protein CHUP1, chloroplastic-like — encoded protein: MREEIPSGNRVKTSKFADQNQVSKGAKPSNVKADGNFSRMKSSWGSHIVKGFSAADKKTKTRVLQTTANINKLPFDDATNQKNQAPVPNSRIKRSLIGDLSCSIYPTQVHPQAVEIQNKKNSIGSSENLFLEIDHLRNMLQESKDRELKLQAELSELKKNPTVLELELNESEIDGLVKKVGLLESEKEGLSAQLASLAALVGKQDEMLESRGHENLSAVEIEVVELRRLNKELQLQKRNLACRISSLESQLNNLCRVSENDTIEKIKSEISLLRHTNEDLCKQVEHLQMSRMNEVEELVYLRWVNSCLRHELHKVSTTSCDKPSGLYSVEKSKESKGSLSHQTDEGSEKNATTRLHLIKKFKKWPITDEDLLQMKDTDDLIDTKWSDSQGSARRHSIGGSNFCSEDLIVNKRRQSDGFICSKEVDKGMEVLVSQKYDLEVGNRSHVYTNCQEISKLSASFDVEKRALRIPNPPPRPSCSGVNEIKEEKSSQNLAPALPPPPPPPPPPLKLMGRSMIGIVKRSPQVVEFYHSLMKRDSRKECLNSGATDAPDVANVRSSMIGEIENRSSHLLAIKADVETQGEFVNFLIREVNGAVYQNIEDVVAFVKWLDDELCFLVDERAVLKHFEWPEKKADTIREAAFIYRDLKKLEHEVSNYKDDPRLPCDVALKKFAALSERMERTVHNILRTRDSLIRHCKEFHIPNDWLLDVGIVSKIKFGSVKLAKMYMKRVAMELQTKATSDKDSSLDYMLLQGVRFAFRIHQFAGGFDAETMHAFEELRDLAVVLNTKI